The Tripterygium wilfordii isolate XIE 37 chromosome 5, ASM1340144v1, whole genome shotgun sequence genome window below encodes:
- the LOC119998723 gene encoding transcription factor MYBC1-like, with the protein MREDDSNWFSRWEEELPSPEELTPLSQTLITPDLALAFDIRNSHHQQQSQPPPQSGGLQSTPSQPNSGEFAADSAELESGSGAGDEPARTLKRPRLVWTPQLHKRFVDAVAHLGIKNAVPKTIMQLMSVDGLTRENVASHLQKYRLYLKRMQGLSASGGNNGGGGGGAAGLASGDPATDRLFASSPVPAHFLHPGRPNSDHFLPFVPVAAVQHHHHQQHMAAAVAHPQLPAQYHRPMGHFGSPPNGQFEHPFLARQTQSVHRMGAPVHSQVPGYMEDLELDNANGGRKVLTLFPTGAD; encoded by the coding sequence ATGAGGGAAGATGATTCCAATTGGTTCTCAAGATGGGAAGAGGAGCTTCCATCGCCAGAAGAGCTTACGCCCCTCTCACAAACCCTAATTACTCCTGATCTCGCTCTTGCTTTTGATATCCGAAACTCACACCACCAACAGCAATCGCAGCCTCCTCCGCAGTCGGGAGGGCTGCAATCAACTCCTTCGCAGCCCAACTCCGGTGAATTCGCTGCCGATTCTGCTGAGTTGGAGTCAGGGTCTGGCGCCGGGGATGAGCCCGCCCGTACCCTTAAGAGGCCACGGCTTGTGTGGACTCCACAGCTCCATAAGCGCTTTGTGGATGCTGTGGCCCATTTGGGGATCAAGAATGCTGTCCCTAAAACAATAATGCAGCTTATGAGTGTAGATGGGCTTACTAGAGAGAATGTGGCGAGCCACTTGCAGAAATACCGTCTGTATTTGAAGCGGATGCAGGGATTATCTGCAAGTGGTGGCAATAATGGAGGTGGAGGAGGCGGTGCTGCTGGTTTGGCCTCGGGCGATCCTGCTACTGACCGTTTGTTTGCAAGTTCTCCGGTGCCAGCTCACTTTTTGCACCCTGGCCGGCCCAATTCGGACCATTTCTTGCCGTTTGTTCCCGTGGCAGCAGTGCAGCACCATCACCATCAGCAACATATGGCAGCTGCGGTGGCACATCCACAGTTGCCGGCTCAGTACCATAGGCCGATGGGACATTTTGGGTCTCCGCCCAATGGACAATTTGAGCATCCGTTTTTGGCCAGGCAGACGCAGTCTGTGCATAGGATGGGGGCACCAGTGCACAGTCAGGTTCCAGGATATATGGAGGATTTGGAGTTAGACAATGCAAATGGAGGGAGGAAGGTTCTGACTTTGTTTCCAACTGGGGCAGACTGA
- the LOC119998664 gene encoding U11/U12 small nuclear ribonucleoprotein 25 kDa protein-like isoform X1, with the protein MEQSVNVMEETSGYNGNDIKRAKLQATLVFLLDDPVLVDVPKKPTLSDVETLINLELGSAMRISVLKLDGTSFDVAVMNSANVKDLKLAVKKKVNEMEQSKMGHRQISWKHVWANYCLSYLNQKLIDDYSALQDLGIRNHSQVQFLPYVVTKESRRHSKRRRKHRFFHGLNKRG; encoded by the exons ATGGAACAAAGCGTGAATGTCATGGAAGAGACGAGTGGGTACAACGGCAATGACATAAAGAGGGCTAAGTTGCAAGCAACATTGGTCTTTCTCCTTGACGATCCTGTACTTGTTGATGTTCCAAAGAAGCCCACCTTATCAGATGTTGAGACCCTCATTAACCTCGAATTAGGTAGCGCAATGCGCATCTCTGTTCTCAAGTTAGACGGAACCTCCTTTG ATGTGGCGGTGATGAATTCTGCTAACGTCAAGGATTTGAAGCTTGCTGTCAAGAAGAAAGTCAATGAAATGGAACAATCTAAGATGGGTCATCGCCAAATTTCATG GAAACATGTGTGGGCAAATTATTGTCTATCATACCTTAATCAAAAACTGATTGATGACTACTCGGCACTTCAGGATTTGGGCATCCGCAACCATTCTCAG GTGCAATTCCTCCCCTATGTTGTGACGAAGGAATCTCGAAGGCATTCTAAGAGGAGGAGAAAGCACCGTTTCTTTCACGGCCTTAACAAGCGTGGGTGA
- the LOC119998663 gene encoding bZIP transcription factor 17, producing the protein MEDSFVAEPPLEPNSDANVTFDSDCLQVPPLDPFLGDQDFDLAENFDIELCFDDFFPSENEPFLIPNHSDSTVAPLQCVDTNAVQPEYQGLSPISIDQSLSSDPNECFSNGSRDIPISVSFESRNLAVPGKIPGDLTASDVSQYLNCSSEESGNCGLADGGPARGPNVASPVSSQDSRNSGSGVSEATNSPLSPDSGNFVVDQRVKEEGLGNNGSITKRKKETSDDTNGDARTSKYQRSETGNNTSSRQQLSEEDEKRRARLMRNRESAQLSRQRKKHYVEELEDKVRSMHSAIAELNGKLSYFMAENTSLRQQLSASGMCPPPPGVYPPMGGPMAYPWVPCSPYMVKPQGSQVPLVPIPRLKPQQPVSAAKVKKTESKKSEGKTKKVASVSFLGLLFFIFLFGGLVPVVNVRFGGIRDNGPGGSGVASHSFYDQHSGRVLEVNGHLNSSHENFGMGYINGKLHVGKAHCEKGHTRGSEKERGSQPLSSSEEFAHLGNSSEPLVASLYVPRNDKLVKIDGNLIIHSVLASERAMASRKAPEKKNNEETGLAIPRDLAPAFAIPDVGSSKGRHSRAYSNRIEGQRALTSGSADALKDHLKSSAADGKMQQWFREGLAGPMLSSGMCTEVFQFDVSSASAGAIIPASSVANISAEHNQNATRHKTLNKRKTRRILHGLPVRFTGRNHNITREHVRRNAAQEGNFQHNKSVSSMVVSILADPREVGDVDVDGMIAPKSLSRIFVVVLLDSVKYVTYSCVLPRAGPHLVTA; encoded by the exons ATGGAAGATTCTTTCGTCGCAGAGCCACCACTGGAGCCGAATTCGGACGCGAATGTCACGTTTGACTCGGATTGTCTTCAGGTTCCGCCTCTTGATCCTTTTTTGGGTGATCAAGACTTTGACCTAGCCGAAAATTTCGATATCGAGTTATGCTTCGACGATTTCTTCCCCTCCGAGAACGAGCCATTCCTCATCCCTAACCACTCCGACTCCACTGTTGCTCCTCTCCAGTGCGTTGATACGAACGCCGTTCAACCGGAATACCAGGGTTTATCTCCGATTTCGATTGATCAATCACTCTCTTCAGATCCTAACGAGTGTTTCAGTAACGGCAGCCGTGACATCCCCATTTCTGTGTCGTTTGAGTCAAGGAACTTGGCAGTTCCGGGTAAAATTCCCGGCGATCTGACTGCCTCTGACGTTAGTCAATACCTGAATTGTTCTTCGGAGGAATCGGGGAATTGTGGTCTTGCTGATGGTGGTCCAGCTAGGGGTCCTAATGTTGCTTCTCCAGTGTCATCTCAGGATTCCAGGAATAGCGGCTCTGGTGTGTCGGAAGCCACGAATTCCCCGTTATCTCCTGATTCTGGAAATTTTGTGGTTGATCAGAGGGTAAAGGAAGAAGGTTTGGGCAACAATGGTAGCATTACAAAGAGGAAGAAAGAGACTAGCGATGACACAAATGGGGACGCAAGAACTAGTAAGTATCAAAGATCAGAAACTGGTAATAATACGAGTTCACGGCAACAGTTGAGTGAAGAAGATGAGAAGCGGAGGGCAAGGCTGATGAGGAATCGTGAGAGTGCGCAATTATCAAGGCAGAGGAAGAAGCACTACGTGGAGGAGTTAGAGGACAAGGTGAGATCTATGCATTCTGCTATTGCTGAATTAAACGGCAAGCTTTCCTATTTTATGGCTGAGAACACAAGTTTGAGGCAGCAGTTGAGCGCCAGTGGCATGTGCCCGCCACCTCCAGGAGTATATCCTCCAATGGGGGGGCCCATGGCCTATCCCTGGGTTCCTTGTTCGCCATATATGGTGAAGCCACAAGGCTCTCAGGTGCCCTTGGTCCCAATTCCTAGGTTGAAACCACAACAGCCTGTTTCGGCAGCAAAGGTGAAAAAGACTGAGAGTAAGAAGAGTGAAGGTAAAACTAAGAAGGTTGCTAGTGTTAGTTTTCTGGGTCTGTTATTTTTTATCTTTCTATTTGGTGGATTAGTGCCTGTTGTGAATGTAAGATTTGGAGGAATCAGGGACAATGGTCCTGGTGGGTCTGGTGTTGCAAGTCATAGTTTCTATGATCAGCACAGTGGAAGGGTCTTGGAAGTCAATGGTCATTTAAATAGTTCCCATGAAAATTTTGGCATGGGATATATTAATGGAAAACTCCATGTAGGTAAAGCACACTGTGAAAAAGGTCATACACGAGGAtcagagaaggagagaggatcACAGCCTCTCTCCAGTTCAGAAGAGTTTGCCCATTTGGGCAATTCTAGCGAGCCACTTGTTGCATCCCTGTATGTCCCGAGAAATGATAAACTTGTGAAGATTGATGGAAACTTGATAATTCATTCTGTTCTGGCCAGTGAGAGGGCTATGGCCTCTAGAAAGGCTCCTGAAAAGAAGAATAACGAGGAGACTGGTTTGGCCATTCCTAGAGATTTGGCCCCAGCTTTTGCTATTCCTGATGTTGGAAGCAGCAAGGGCAGGCATTCTCGAGCATACAGCAATCGAATTGAAGGGCAGAGAGCTCTTACGTCTGGGTCTGCTGATGCTTTGAAGGATCATTTGAAGTCATCTGCAGCTGATGGCAAAATGCAACAGTGGTTCCGTGAAGGCCTTGCAG GACCAATGTTGAGTTCTGGAATGTGCACTGAAGTGTTCCAGTTTGATGTCTCTTCCGCGTCTGCTGGAGCTATTATTCCAGCTTCTTCAGTTGCCAATATCTCTGCTGAACACAATCAGAATGCAACTCGTCACAAGACTCTCAACAAGAGAAAGACTAGAAGGATTCTTCATGGTCTTCCTGTTCGTTTTACTGGACGAAATCATAATATTACTAGAGAGCATGTTAGAAGGAATGCTGCTCAGGAAGGCAATTTTCAGCATAACAAATCCGTTTCTTCTATGGTTGTCTCTATCCTCGCTGATCCCAGGGAAGTTGGCGACGTCGATGTGGATGGTATGATTGCTCCAAAATCGCTTTCTcggatttttgttgttgtgcTTTTAGACAGTGTTAAATATGTTACCTATTCCTGCGTGCTTCCCCGAGCTGGTCCTCATCTAGTTACGGCTTGA
- the LOC119998664 gene encoding U11/U12 small nuclear ribonucleoprotein 25 kDa protein-like isoform X2 gives MEQSVNVMEETSGYNGNDIKRAKLQATLVFLLDDPVLVDVPKKPTLSDVETLINLELGSAMRISVLKLDGTSFDVAVMNSANVKDLKLAVKKKVNEMEQSKMGHRQISWKHVWANYCLSYHNQKLIDDNSALQDLGIRNHSQVQFLPYVATKESRRHSKRRRKHRFFHRLNKRG, from the exons ATGGAACAAAGCGTGAATGTCATGGAAGAGACGAGTGGGTACAACGGCAATGACATAAAGAGGGCTAAGTTGCAAGCAACATTGGTCTTTCTCCTTGACGATCCTGTACTTGTTGATGTTCCAAAGAAGCCCACCTTATCAGATGTTGAGACCCTCATTAACCTCGAATTAGGTAGCGCAATGCGCATCTCTGTTCTCAAGTTAGACGGAACCTCCTTTG ATGTGGCGGTGATGAATTCTGCTAACGTCAAGGATTTGAAGCTTGCTGTCAAGAAGAAAGTCAATGAAATGGAACAATCTAAGATGGGTCATCGCCAAATTTCATG GAAACATGTGTGGGCAAATTATTGTCTATCATACCATAATCAAAAGCTGATTGATGACAACTCTGCACTTCAGGATTTGGGCATCCGCAACCATTCTCAG GTGCAATTCCTTCCCTATGTTGCGACAAAGGAATCTCGAAGGCATTCTAAGAGGAGGAGAAAGCACCGTTTCTTTCACCGCCTCAACAAGCGCGGGTGA